The following coding sequences are from one Sciurus carolinensis chromosome 11, mSciCar1.2, whole genome shotgun sequence window:
- the LOC124959882 gene encoding olfactory receptor 4C15-like, giving the protein MKNRSIVTEFVLLGLSQNPNVQKIVFTVFFLVYIATIVGNMLIVVTILCSPALLGSPMYFFLAVLSFLDACFSSVIAPKTIADSLYERKTISFEGCMLQIFAEHFLAGAEVIVLTVMAYDRYVAICKPLHYSSIMNWRLCGILVGVAWTGGFLHSIIQILFTFHLPFCGPNIIDHIMCDLYPLLKLACTDTPIFRLLVMANSGSICIIIFSMLLVSYGVIFFSLRTIGSEGRQKALSTCGSHIAVVVLFFVPCIFMYARPPSAFSFDKIVAIFCTMITPLLNPLIYTFRNKDMKNTIRKMWKRWMKNKA; this is encoded by the coding sequence ATGAAAAACCGAAGTATTGTTACCGAGTTTGTGCTCCTGGGGCTTTCACAAAATCCAAATGTTCAGAAAATAgtatttacagtattttttttagtttatattgCAACTATTGTGGGCAACATGCTGATTGTAGTGACCATCCTCTGCAGCCCTGCACTGTTGGGctcccccatgtactttttcttgGCAGTTCTGTCCTTCCTGGATGCCTGCTTCTCCTCTGTCATTGCCCCCAAAACAATTGCAGACTCCCTCTATGAGAGGAAGACCATCTCCTTTGAAGGCTGCATGCTGCAGATCTTTGCTGAGCACTTCCTTGCTGGGGCAGAGGTGATTGTCCTCACagtcatggcctatgaccgctatgtggccatttgcaagcccttgcactactcttccatcatgaactGGAGGCTCTGTGGCATTCTGGTAGGGGTGGCCTGGACAGGGGGCTTCTTGCATTCCATCATCCAGATTCTCTTCACTTTCCATCTGCCCTTTTGTGGCCCCAATATCATCGATCACATTATGTGTGACTTGTacccattgctgaagctggcctgcaCTGACACTCCCATCTTTCGCCTTTTGGTGATGGCTAACAGTGGGTCTATCTGCATCATTATCTTCTCCATGCTGCTTGTCTCCTATGGGGTCATCTTTTTCTCTCTGAGGACCATCGGTTCTGAAGGGCGTCAGaaagctctgtccacctgtggatCTCACATTGCTGTTGTGGTTTTGTTCTTTGTCCCATGCATATTTATGTATGCAAGGCCTCCATCTGCCTTCTCCTTTGACAAAATTGTTGCAATATTTTGCACTATGATAACTCCCTTGCTCAATCCTTTGATTTATACTTTCAGGAATAAGGACATGAAAAACACCataagaaaaatgtggaagagatggatgaaaaataaagca